GTGAAGGACGACAGCCTTCTCTTTGGTTGGCCTGTCATCGCTCCAATATGCTTTGAAGGATACATTATTGAGCCTGCCAGATGCACCAAGCTTTCACGCGGTGGTCCCTGACAACATTGGATTATTCTTGGGAGAATCTCGTCGCATGCATCCAGACGTCTGCACGTTTATCTCAGAGACCATTTACGAGGGACGACTGCAATCCCATGTCGATTGTGCCGCCCAAAACATCTCGGTTTCCGGCAATGAAGGCGCTTTGGTGGACAAGGGCGTTGGAATCGTCTTCAGCGGGGTGGAACACGATGGCAACATCCAGCAGAGCGACGAGGAGGTTCATCGAGCCAAGGCGATCTTTGAAGAGCTAATCGGACGCCCACACACAACGAAAAATGGAGAAACAAGGCCTCTCGTCCTTTCGGATTTCCTCTTTATTGCGCCGTACAACGCGCAGGTTAGATCTCTCCAAGCTGCCTTGCCTCCATTGGCAAGGGTCGGTAGCGTGGACAAGTTTCAGGGCCAAGAGGCTCCAGTTTGCATTTTGTGTCTCTGCTCCAGCTTTGGCGAATACGGGTCTCGTGGGCTGGGTTTTATTCTGGACCGGAATCGCATTAACGTCGCGATCTCACGTGCGCAGTGTCTCGCAGTCGTGGTCGCCGATCCCCGAATCGCAATGACATCTGCAGGTTCAATTGAGGAAATGCGGCTGTTAAACCTATTCTGCAAATTAACATCAGGATCATGAAGATGCACTGGTGGGTAATCACCGCCCGAAAACGCTCGAAAAAGTAGAAGTATCCTTCTCCAAGTGAAACAAACGTCTCCTAAACTTTGAAGCAGTCTAGATATGGATTACATAACATTTTACAACGAATCAGGCTCGCCAGTAGCTTGGCTTTCCGACGACAACCAGTCCATTTACCTGTTTAACGGCAAGCCAGTTGCTTGGATCTGTGAAGACTCGGTCTATTCGTATTCGGGGCGCTATCTCGGCTGGCTTCAAAACGGATGGGTTTGGGATCGATCTGGACGCCCTGCATTCTTTACACAAGATGCATCAGGCGGCCCGTCTCGTCCCTCCCGCGCGTCCCGCCCCTCCCGAGCATCTCGGCAATCTCGACCCTCAAGAGCCAGCCGCGAATCACGCCCATCCCGCCCGTCTCGTTCTAGTTCGTGGTCGGCTTTGAGTGGTGAATCGTTCTTTGATCTTTAGGGAATTGGGATGCCCTAGCCGCCGATGGGCATGGAATCGGCGACGCTCACTGTCAGTGTCATTCGAACCCGCACGGGCAGGGATTCAAAGCAGAAATCGCCAAATGTCAGAGCCGTTAAAAGAACGGATCTTCAGCAACCTGCGCCGTTTCTTGGTGGAGAGGAAGAGTGCCCGCTGCGCCAGTCGTCTTTGAGCTTGGAATCCGTTGGAGCTACATCAATTCAAACAACACTGCACACTTCGTCATCGCCGGAAAAAAACCTCCTGCACTCACTGCGGCAACTCTCTCGGTGGAAGATGTCGATGAGGGCATGGCATATTATGAAGATGCTGATTGGTTTCCTGACTTGAGCTGGGGCAAGGAGGAAGTATTGGAGCAAACCATTCGGATGCCAAAATTGAATGCTGGGCTTACCCTGTTATTGCTGCCTTAAATCGAAGTGCGGATTAGGGCGGAACCGTTTCTGCCCCTTGGGCGTGGTCTAAACCAGAGTGCGAAATTCCAGGAAGAAGCAATGTGGGTAGCGATTCAAAAGCTCGTGCGCTGGACCTCCATTTGCAGCCACTAGCTCACAGTGTGCCTCTTCATGTTTTCCGACCCCTCGTGCGCGGGCTTTGACGCTTCCAAAAAGCATTTGGTCAAGCTTTGGGGGTCATGTGCGCGGGCAAATAACCAGATCTGCCACATGCCTTATAGCATACTGCGAGATCACGGATTTGAACGGGAGCCTGTATGAATGCCAGCCCATGGCTCTCGAATCGGATCCTCCCATTTTTTGGGGGGCCCAAACAATGAGTTTCCAGCAACTGCCCATTTTATATTCACCACCGCTTTGTTCTCTGACGCGCACGCTGAACCAAACTTACAATGAGGGAAGAACATCCTGCACGCCCTGGTTGCCGATAAGCTCAAGGAGGAGGTCAAAAGC
This genomic interval from Prosthecobacter algae contains the following:
- a CDS encoding C-terminal helicase domain-containing protein yields the protein MVPDNIGLFLGESRRMHPDVCTFISETIYEGRLQSHVDCAAQNISVSGNEGALVDKGVGIVFSGVEHDGNIQQSDEEVHRAKAIFEELIGRPHTTKNGETRPLVLSDFLFIAPYNAQVRSLQAALPPLARVGSVDKFQGQEAPVCILCLCSSFGEYGSRGLGFILDRNRINVAISRAQCLAVVVADPRIAMTSAGSIEEMRLLNLFCKLTSGS
- a CDS encoding 4-fold beta flower protein; protein product: MDYITFYNESGSPVAWLSDDNQSIYLFNGKPVAWICEDSVYSYSGRYLGWLQNGWVWDRSGRPAFFTQDASGGPSRPSRASRPSRASRQSRPSRASRESRPSRPSRSSSWSALSGESFFDL